Proteins from a single region of Juglans microcarpa x Juglans regia isolate MS1-56 chromosome 5S, Jm3101_v1.0, whole genome shotgun sequence:
- the LOC121267040 gene encoding glycine-rich protein 23-like, with product MEASKLLLVVLLGVVLICTSTHARHLMSQNDAFNEEKSFFHSSPSYGGGLGGGAGGGFGGGSGLGGGGGGGFGGGGGSGGIGGGSGFGGGAGGGFGSGAGGLGGGGGGGFGGGGGGGSSDLVGALPGGGYGGGAGGGIGGGLP from the coding sequence ATGGAGGCTTCTAAGCTTCTTTTGGTGGTGCTTCTCGGTGTAGTACTTATTTGCACCAGTACTCATGCTAGGCATCTTATGAGTCAAAATGATGCATTTAATGAGGAGAAATCATTCTTCCACAGCTCCCCTAGTTATGGTGGTGGGCTAGGTGGCGGAGCTGGTGGAGGGTTTGGTGGGGGTTCTGGCTtgggtggaggtggaggtggagggtttggtggtggtggtggcagtgGCGGAATAGGTGGTGGATCAGGTTTTGGAGGTGGAGCTGGAGGTGGTTTTGGGTCTGGAGCTGGAGGGCTaggaggtggaggtggtggaggattTGGCggtggcggcggcggcggcaGTAGCGACTTAGTTGGTGCTCTACCTGGTGGTGGATATGGTGGAGGAGCTGGTGGTGGAATTGGGGGAGGATTGCCTTAA